In Legionella cardiaca, a genomic segment contains:
- the tatA gene encoding twin-arginine translocase TatA/TatE family subunit yields the protein MGLSGISPLSLLLIFLIIIALFGTNKLKNIGSDLGNAIKNFRKAMNEDDDKKL from the coding sequence ATGGGATTAAGTGGAATCAGTCCATTGTCATTATTATTAATATTTTTAATTATTATTGCCTTGTTTGGAACTAATAAATTAAAGAATATTGGTTCCGATTTAGGTAACGCAATTAAAAATTTTCGCAAAGCAATGAATGAGGATGATGATAAAAAGTTATGA
- a CDS encoding Sec-independent protein translocase subunit TatA/TatB, whose translation MSSGELLLTLLVALIVFGPNKLPMLAEHLGKLFRHVNYFKQQAIAFWQAQLNEQQLKENTRKAEKADALYHANEIENTANFNPPDSLSAEQENRPKK comes from the coding sequence ATGAGTAGCGGCGAACTTTTATTAACGTTGCTTGTTGCTCTCATTGTTTTTGGCCCAAATAAATTACCCATGCTAGCAGAACACTTGGGTAAATTATTTCGGCATGTAAATTATTTTAAACAACAAGCGATAGCATTTTGGCAAGCTCAGCTAAATGAGCAACAATTAAAAGAAAATACGCGCAAAGCAGAAAAGGCAGACGCGCTTTATCATGCCAATGAGATTGAAAATACCGCTAATTTCAATCCACCGGATTCTCTCTCTGCTGAGCAGGAGAACCGCCCTAAAAAATAA
- a CDS encoding NADPH-dependent FMN reductase — MTKKIGVLVGSLRKESWNRKLALVLINLAPSTLDLQIVEIGQLPLYNQDPDDQNRPLKEWVAFREKMKTFDGFLFVSPEYNRSIPAPLKNAIDVGSRPYGQSIWGGKPGAVISASPGAVGGFGANQHLRQTFVFLNVFCMQQPEAYIGGINKIFGEDGNITNESTHEFLRRYMEEFANWVKQF, encoded by the coding sequence ATGACTAAAAAAATTGGGGTCTTGGTAGGTAGTTTGCGTAAAGAATCCTGGAACCGCAAGCTTGCGCTGGTACTAATCAACCTTGCTCCGTCTACTCTTGATTTACAAATAGTGGAGATAGGTCAATTGCCACTCTATAACCAGGATCCTGATGATCAAAATAGGCCACTGAAGGAATGGGTAGCTTTTCGGGAAAAAATGAAGACGTTTGATGGTTTTTTATTTGTTAGTCCTGAATATAACCGTTCTATTCCAGCACCTCTAAAAAATGCAATTGATGTCGGGTCAAGGCCTTATGGACAAAGTATTTGGGGTGGGAAACCTGGGGCTGTTATCAGTGCCTCTCCAGGCGCGGTTGGTGGATTTGGAGCAAATCAGCATTTACGTCAAACCTTTGTATTTTTGAATGTGTTTTGTATGCAACAACCCGAGGCGTATATTGGGGGTATTAATAAAATTTTTGGGGAAGATGGTAACATTACTAATGAAAGTACGCATGAGTTTTTACGTCGTTATATGGAAGAGTTTGCTAATTGGGTTAAGCAATTTTAG
- a CDS encoding patatin-like phospholipase family protein, which produces MPKKVPNKAKNQEKPVLIDLALQGGGAHGAYTWGVLDRLLQEPTLQIEGISGTSAGSMNAAVLASGYLAGGAEGARVALETFWRRVSQAATYSPFQRGPLDMLMGKWTLDYSPLFVAFDLLSRLFSPYDLNPIALNPLQSILMESVQFDRLTKAPIKLFITATNVRTGRGRVFRNAEITPDVLLASACLPTLFQAIEIEGEAYWDGGYSGNPTITPLVKECESSDTLLVQINPIERPGTPKSARDILNRLNEVAFNATLMKELRMIAVLRQVASSVKGEGERWAKMRIHRIASDKMQTLGFSSKLNGEWSFLCMLRDEGRSTAENFLKKHGDDLGQRSSFDLNSLL; this is translated from the coding sequence ATGCCAAAGAAAGTACCCAACAAAGCCAAGAACCAAGAAAAACCGGTGCTTATTGATTTGGCTTTACAGGGAGGTGGCGCTCACGGCGCTTACACTTGGGGAGTGCTCGATCGCTTACTTCAAGAACCAACATTGCAGATTGAGGGGATCTCAGGAACTTCGGCAGGTTCAATGAATGCTGCGGTATTAGCCAGTGGTTATCTTGCAGGAGGTGCTGAGGGAGCAAGAGTTGCCTTAGAAACATTTTGGCGACGAGTTTCTCAAGCAGCCACCTATAGTCCATTTCAACGAGGGCCTCTCGATATGCTTATGGGGAAGTGGACCTTGGATTATTCTCCACTATTTGTTGCTTTTGATTTGCTTTCAAGACTCTTTTCTCCCTATGATTTAAATCCCATTGCCCTCAATCCCTTGCAATCCATTCTAATGGAAAGTGTACAGTTTGATAGGCTTACAAAAGCCCCGATAAAATTATTTATCACAGCTACAAATGTCAGGACTGGACGTGGAAGAGTTTTCAGAAATGCAGAAATAACACCCGATGTATTGCTTGCCTCTGCCTGCCTGCCAACTCTATTTCAAGCAATTGAAATAGAGGGTGAAGCTTATTGGGATGGAGGCTACAGTGGTAACCCAACTATTACGCCGCTAGTCAAGGAGTGTGAGTCAAGTGATACTTTATTAGTGCAGATAAATCCGATTGAACGTCCCGGGACTCCTAAGAGTGCACGTGATATTCTAAATCGTCTTAATGAAGTTGCATTTAATGCAACCTTGATGAAAGAGTTACGAATGATTGCCGTACTGAGACAAGTCGCCAGTTCAGTTAAGGGCGAAGGTGAGCGCTGGGCAAAGATGCGTATTCATCGAATAGCAAGTGACAAAATGCAAACATTAGGTTTTTCTTCCAAGCTTAACGGCGAATGGTCATTCCTATGCATGTTGCGTGATGAGGGTCGCAGTACAGCAGAAAATTTTTTAAAGAAACACGGTGATGATTTAGGTCAACGTTCCAGTTTTGATTTAAATTCGCTTTTATAA
- a CDS encoding glycosyltransferase family 4 protein: protein MQGLLIDVSRLFRRACRQQSPTGIDRVLLAYLQHYKQRAQLLLRFGQFAFILSEQASRQASSLLLSWHPKIFWPFIGLLIKDSFRSEAKQSLKNIILLKIDYSGLHYEGLYHTLKRHGMKLIFMVHDLIPFENPEFFPTTKAQKYQRILSFIMNNATGIVTNSQTTTNSLINHIPNLKLLPYLISASLAPGITSSTPPRQERPIKENYFLIVGTIQRRKNHLFLLKLWLKLIERHGIDTPKLVLIGERGYLCKQTLALLDNCDLIKKFIIEHPANDEDLLTYLHHAQALLLPSLAEGYGLPLIEALSAGTPVIANNLSVFHEIAGDIPDFIPVQNAQQWLACIENYMLANSTLRAIQLQRISQFSIPNWQTHFIKVEPFLHMLRALDPT from the coding sequence ATGCAAGGATTGCTCATTGATGTCAGTCGGCTATTTCGTCGAGCATGCCGCCAACAATCACCTACAGGTATAGATCGCGTTTTATTGGCTTATCTGCAACATTATAAACAACGCGCACAACTTCTCCTTCGTTTTGGACAATTTGCTTTTATCTTATCTGAGCAAGCTTCCCGACAGGCAAGTTCGTTACTTTTATCCTGGCATCCGAAGATATTTTGGCCTTTTATTGGTTTATTAATTAAAGATAGTTTTCGATCTGAGGCTAAACAATCACTAAAAAATATTATTCTTCTTAAGATAGATTACTCTGGCTTGCATTATGAAGGCCTTTACCATACTTTAAAACGCCATGGCATGAAACTTATTTTTATGGTTCATGATCTTATCCCTTTTGAAAATCCAGAGTTTTTTCCAACAACTAAAGCGCAAAAATACCAACGTATTTTGTCGTTTATAATGAACAACGCCACAGGAATTGTGACCAACTCGCAAACAACTACAAATTCACTTATTAATCACATCCCCAATCTTAAATTACTCCCCTATCTTATTTCGGCCTCATTAGCTCCCGGCATAACTTCAAGCACTCCTCCTCGCCAGGAGCGACCAATTAAAGAGAATTATTTCCTCATCGTAGGAACTATTCAAAGACGAAAAAATCACTTATTCCTCTTAAAGCTATGGCTGAAATTAATTGAGCGACACGGGATTGATACACCCAAATTAGTGCTGATTGGTGAGCGGGGCTATCTTTGCAAGCAGACACTCGCCTTATTGGATAATTGCGACCTAATCAAAAAATTTATCATTGAGCATCCTGCAAATGATGAAGACCTGCTCACTTATTTACATCATGCTCAAGCCCTTCTCTTGCCTAGTTTAGCCGAAGGCTATGGCCTCCCGCTTATTGAAGCACTAAGCGCAGGAACTCCCGTTATTGCCAATAACCTGTCTGTTTTTCATGAAATTGCTGGCGACATCCCAGATTTCATTCCTGTTCAAAATGCTCAACAATGGTTAGCTTGTATCGAAAATTATATGCTGGCGAACAGTACCCTACGTGCAATACAACTTCAACGTATAAGCCAATTTTCTATACCAAACTGGCAGACGCATTTCATAAAGGTCGAACCATTCCTGCATATGCTTCGCGCATTAGACCCTACCTAG
- a CDS encoding SDR family NAD(P)-dependent oxidoreductase, with amino-acid sequence MQLKNTDKTVLISGASRGIGEQLALAYAKKGVNLILLARDENNLATVAQSCREMNAQVITHSIDISEADTLKEFIVAIDKQMPIDLAIANAGVSSTLNKNWQPENKSQSDEVFRINLQGTLNTITPVIDCMIDRKQGQIAIMSSLAGLRGLPQSPSYCASKAALYVYAQSLHAWLWRYDIRVSVICPGYVKTAMSEKLIGPKPLLLSSKKAALLIKQGLDKNKFCIAFPRSLYLITKFANYLPATLIDSFLSRYESYIEN; translated from the coding sequence ATGCAATTAAAAAATACCGACAAAACTGTTCTTATTAGTGGTGCAAGTCGCGGCATTGGGGAGCAGTTGGCTTTAGCTTATGCGAAGAAAGGCGTTAATTTAATCTTGCTCGCAAGAGATGAAAATAACTTGGCAACTGTAGCTCAATCCTGCCGTGAGATGAATGCTCAAGTAATTACTCATTCTATTGATATTAGTGAGGCCGATACTTTAAAAGAATTTATTGTTGCAATAGATAAGCAAATGCCTATTGATTTAGCGATTGCAAATGCAGGGGTCTCCTCTACCTTAAATAAAAATTGGCAACCTGAAAATAAAAGTCAAAGTGATGAAGTTTTTCGGATTAACCTGCAAGGGACGCTCAATACGATTACACCTGTTATCGATTGCATGATAGATAGAAAACAGGGGCAGATTGCCATTATGAGTTCCTTGGCTGGGTTAAGAGGCTTGCCGCAATCACCAAGTTATTGTGCATCAAAAGCGGCTCTTTATGTCTATGCCCAATCACTGCATGCTTGGCTTTGGCGTTACGATATTAGGGTCTCTGTTATTTGCCCAGGTTATGTAAAAACTGCAATGTCAGAGAAGTTAATCGGTCCAAAACCTTTGTTATTATCAAGTAAGAAGGCTGCTCTCCTGATTAAACAGGGTTTAGATAAAAATAAGTTTTGTATTGCCTTTCCTCGTAGCTTGTATCTAATTACAAAATTTGCAAATTATTTGCCTGCAACGCTAATTGATTCTTTTTTAAGTCGTTATGAATCTTATATTGAAAACTAG
- a CDS encoding glycosyltransferase family 2 protein, translating to MRQLLIGICTYNRSHLLMTLLESLTHLQLPPDIKVQLVLVNNYPANHQEIASLVTKIILPFPYDLILEKEQGISQARNRVLQKAEEILATEILFLDDDTTIPSANWLITLYQLYDEYDCDALTYPLHYNFIEKNMLKDRFSYYSFKNNYREGELVKKAGTGKCFFSTKLVFTNRLKFDNAFSLTGGEDHLFFRQFSNLGGKIIFTSKIHIIENVVAARTSNYWTLMRLCSNTMRTHRIYYFLAKKKHQAIFYSLRSAIYLSLKASYNLLQLKPNKALLCLAKSISILSLSLPFRYKRYK from the coding sequence ATGCGCCAATTGTTGATAGGTATTTGTACTTACAATAGATCCCATCTTTTAATGACTCTCTTAGAGAGTCTTACACACTTACAGCTCCCACCTGACATTAAGGTACAACTCGTTTTAGTCAATAATTATCCAGCTAACCATCAGGAAATTGCATCGTTAGTAACAAAGATTATCTTACCTTTTCCGTACGACTTAATTCTTGAAAAAGAACAGGGCATTTCACAAGCAAGAAATCGCGTATTACAAAAAGCAGAAGAAATTCTAGCAACTGAAATTTTATTTCTTGATGATGATACTACTATTCCTTCAGCAAATTGGTTAATTACTTTATATCAACTTTATGATGAATATGACTGTGATGCATTAACTTACCCCCTACACTACAATTTTATTGAAAAAAATATGCTTAAAGACAGATTTTCCTATTACAGTTTCAAAAATAACTACAGAGAAGGCGAGCTGGTAAAAAAAGCAGGTACAGGGAAATGTTTTTTTTCCACAAAACTTGTTTTCACTAATCGATTAAAATTTGATAATGCTTTTTCTTTAACTGGAGGTGAGGACCATCTATTTTTCAGACAATTTTCAAATCTGGGGGGAAAAATTATTTTTACTTCTAAAATTCATATTATTGAAAATGTGGTCGCTGCCAGAACATCGAATTATTGGACTTTAATGAGACTTTGCTCCAATACTATGAGGACTCATCGCATTTATTATTTTTTGGCAAAGAAAAAACATCAAGCCATCTTCTACTCATTAAGATCGGCCATTTATTTAAGCCTAAAGGCAAGTTACAATTTGCTGCAGTTAAAACCCAACAAGGCACTTCTTTGTTTGGCGAAAAGTATTAGCATCCTCTCCTTGTCACTACCATTTCGCTACAAGCGTTATAAATAA